In Archangium violaceum, the following are encoded in one genomic region:
- the mrpC gene encoding Crp/Fnr family transcriptional regulator MrpC: MHGFNRPLGPIGSNVVAPIQTTSSGMLVTANKLIPGQEAIDFKGYFKVESFPHNSVIYRPGDTTDRVYLLKTGRVRLMRLGKNSSRSVVSILRPGDLFGELFRPEGTPVEEMAIASGEAEVWSIEGRDFRAQLEARPALAVDVVRAYAERVRALRKRVLGLTFKEVPARLADTLLTLAEAHGERCPHGGETDLRGITQQDLADLVGASRSFVSTLINEMKRDGVLGNVGRILCIRDQKALRKLASKEK; the protein is encoded by the coding sequence ATGCACGGTTTCAATCGCCCTCTCGGTCCGATCGGCTCCAACGTCGTTGCCCCCATCCAGACCACCAGCTCCGGCATGCTGGTGACGGCCAACAAGCTGATCCCCGGGCAGGAGGCGATCGACTTCAAGGGGTACTTCAAGGTCGAGTCCTTCCCGCACAACTCGGTCATCTACCGCCCGGGAGACACGACGGACCGCGTGTACCTGCTGAAGACGGGCCGGGTGAGGCTGATGCGGCTGGGCAAGAACAGCTCGCGCTCGGTGGTGAGCATCCTGCGCCCGGGCGACCTGTTCGGCGAGCTGTTCCGTCCGGAGGGGACGCCGGTGGAGGAGATGGCGATCGCCTCGGGTGAGGCCGAGGTGTGGAGCATCGAGGGCCGCGACTTCCGCGCGCAGCTCGAGGCGCGTCCGGCGCTGGCGGTGGACGTGGTGCGCGCCTACGCCGAGCGCGTGCGTGCGCTGCGCAAGCGGGTGCTGGGCCTGACCTTCAAGGAGGTTCCGGCGCGGCTGGCGGACACCCTTCTGACGCTGGCGGAGGCGCACGGTGAGCGCTGCCCGCACGGCGGCGAGACGGACCTGCGGGGCATCACGCAGCAGGACCTGGCGGATCTGGTGGGCGCCTCCCGCTCGTTCGTGTCGACGCTGATCAACGAGATGAAGCGGGATGGCGTGCTGGGGAACGTGGGTCGCATCCTGTGCATCCGTGACCAGAAGGCGCTGAGGAAGCTGGCGTCGAAGGAGAAGTGA